A DNA window from Eriocheir sinensis breed Jianghai 21 chromosome 22, ASM2467909v1, whole genome shotgun sequence contains the following coding sequences:
- the LOC127002104 gene encoding methionine aminopeptidase 1D, mitochondrial-like isoform X2 — protein sequence MAGGVVRGAYFPFLSAPGRKILTCGCGGAADTLLTPSRASSWSVDSRGGGGRREGGAARPSSRSYFSSSFFRPSPLSTLTPRHCGVWDIFRRVNFGSYSLLDNVGEVSAAQLVPEHIPRPPYAETGQPPPPPASAELHSKEGIEAMRAACSLAVKAQNTVRKNIKAGMTTAEIDELVHRVAVEGGAYPSPLNYLGFPKSVCTSVNNVACHGIPDDRPLVDGDIISVDVTVYLGGVHGDCCETYLIGDVDEPGQHLVRAAKRCRDEAISLCAPGIPFAVIGNRVEQVANKEGVTVVPCFIGHGIGSYFHGPPDIYHCYNFFPGEMQPGMTFTIEPVIAQGKEEVLILEDGWTAVMTDNGRAAQFEHTILITETGYEILTESIRGYN from the exons ATGGCCGGCGGGGTGGTGCGCGGGGcctattttcccttcctatcaGCTCCCGGGAGGAAGATACTGACCTGCGGGTGTGGCGGAGCGGCAGACACGCTGCTGACACCCTCCCGTGCGTCCTCCTGGAGTGTTGACAGCcgcggcggaggaggaaggagggaagggggagcggCCAGGCCAAGCTCACggtcttacttctcctcttccttttttcgtccTTCTCCATTGTCTACCTTGACCCCGCGGCATTGTGGCGTGTGGGACATATTCCGAAG GGTCAACTTTGGGAGCTATTCCTTGCTGGACAATGTGGGGGAGGTGTCTGCTGCCCAGCTCGTCCCTGAACACATCCCACGGCCGCCCTATGCCGAGACAggccagccgccgccgccacccgccAGTGCTGAACTCCACAGCAAGGAGGGTATTGAGGCCATGAGGGCTGCGTGTAGTCTTGCTGTTAAGGCGCAGAACACTGTGAGGAAGAATATTAAG GCTGGTATGACCACGGCAGAGATCGATGAGCTGGTGCACCGAGTGGCAGTGGAGGGCGGCGCGTACCCTTCGCCACTCAACTACCTCGGCTTCCCCAAGAGTGTGTGCACCAGCGTCAACAACGTCGCCTGCCATGGCATCCCCGATGACCGGCCGCTGGTTGACGGGGACATTATCTCGGTGGATGTGACG GTATACTTAGGGGGTGTACATGGGGACTGCTGCGAGACATATTTAATCGGGGACGTTGACGAGCCTGGGCAACATTTGGTGAGGGCCGCCAAGAGGTGTCGCGACGAGGCCATATCTCTCTGTGCTCCTGGAATCCCATTTGCTGTCATTG GTAACCGCGTGGAGCAGGTAGCCAACAAGGAAGGGGTGACGGTGGTTCCCTGCTTCATCGGGCATGGCATCGGCAGCTATTTCCACGGCCCGCCGGACATATACCACTGTT aCAACTTCTTCCCCGGGGAGATGCAGCCGGGCATGACCTTCACCATCGAGCCAGTGATCGCGCAGGGCAAGGAGGAAGTGCTGATCCTGGAAGACGGCTGGACGGCAGTCATGACGGACAACGGGAGGGCTGCACAGTTTGAGCACACCATCCTGATCACCGAGACGGGCTACGAGATACTGACGGAGAGTATTCGGGGGTATAATTAA
- the LOC127002104 gene encoding methionine aminopeptidase 1D, mitochondrial-like isoform X1 codes for MAGGVVRGAYFPFLSAPGRKILTCGCGGAADTLLTPSRASSWSVDSRGGGGRREGGAARPSSRSYFSSSFFRPSPLSTLTPRHCGVWDIFRSRVNFGSYSLLDNVGEVSAAQLVPEHIPRPPYAETGQPPPPPASAELHSKEGIEAMRAACSLAVKAQNTVRKNIKAGMTTAEIDELVHRVAVEGGAYPSPLNYLGFPKSVCTSVNNVACHGIPDDRPLVDGDIISVDVTVYLGGVHGDCCETYLIGDVDEPGQHLVRAAKRCRDEAISLCAPGIPFAVIGNRVEQVANKEGVTVVPCFIGHGIGSYFHGPPDIYHCYNFFPGEMQPGMTFTIEPVIAQGKEEVLILEDGWTAVMTDNGRAAQFEHTILITETGYEILTESIRGYN; via the exons ATGGCCGGCGGGGTGGTGCGCGGGGcctattttcccttcctatcaGCTCCCGGGAGGAAGATACTGACCTGCGGGTGTGGCGGAGCGGCAGACACGCTGCTGACACCCTCCCGTGCGTCCTCCTGGAGTGTTGACAGCcgcggcggaggaggaaggagggaagggggagcggCCAGGCCAAGCTCACggtcttacttctcctcttccttttttcgtccTTCTCCATTGTCTACCTTGACCCCGCGGCATTGTGGCGTGTGGGACATATTCCGAAG CAGGGTCAACTTTGGGAGCTATTCCTTGCTGGACAATGTGGGGGAGGTGTCTGCTGCCCAGCTCGTCCCTGAACACATCCCACGGCCGCCCTATGCCGAGACAggccagccgccgccgccacccgccAGTGCTGAACTCCACAGCAAGGAGGGTATTGAGGCCATGAGGGCTGCGTGTAGTCTTGCTGTTAAGGCGCAGAACACTGTGAGGAAGAATATTAAG GCTGGTATGACCACGGCAGAGATCGATGAGCTGGTGCACCGAGTGGCAGTGGAGGGCGGCGCGTACCCTTCGCCACTCAACTACCTCGGCTTCCCCAAGAGTGTGTGCACCAGCGTCAACAACGTCGCCTGCCATGGCATCCCCGATGACCGGCCGCTGGTTGACGGGGACATTATCTCGGTGGATGTGACG GTATACTTAGGGGGTGTACATGGGGACTGCTGCGAGACATATTTAATCGGGGACGTTGACGAGCCTGGGCAACATTTGGTGAGGGCCGCCAAGAGGTGTCGCGACGAGGCCATATCTCTCTGTGCTCCTGGAATCCCATTTGCTGTCATTG GTAACCGCGTGGAGCAGGTAGCCAACAAGGAAGGGGTGACGGTGGTTCCCTGCTTCATCGGGCATGGCATCGGCAGCTATTTCCACGGCCCGCCGGACATATACCACTGTT aCAACTTCTTCCCCGGGGAGATGCAGCCGGGCATGACCTTCACCATCGAGCCAGTGATCGCGCAGGGCAAGGAGGAAGTGCTGATCCTGGAAGACGGCTGGACGGCAGTCATGACGGACAACGGGAGGGCTGCACAGTTTGAGCACACCATCCTGATCACCGAGACGGGCTACGAGATACTGACGGAGAGTATTCGGGGGTATAATTAA
- the LOC127002297 gene encoding uncharacterized protein LOC127002297: MSGFRPRRGTIDTLLDLDHHVQEGFGRGRFTLTAFLDLEGAFDSASHNAILYKLSSLGLFGAPLLWVRSFLSSRTFSVSIGTTFSHPYPIRRGVPQGSPLSPLLFNVLLSDLPSPPSTHTFLYADDISLLCSAPSLPEAQTLLQGGLDAICQWCTQWGLTLCAPKSCLMCFTRRRIPAIPQAHLTGTVIPFRTTHRFLGLVLDGPRLTWKRHISALRSSCLPRLNLMRALAGLQVVQNTALRIALGAFRSSPTLALQAEAGLPSLDHRRNTKTIPWTKADCPHQGKALFLTLLSTKYRDTFFIFTDGSHIPSPPSTSAAIYLPTLHTSTNWKLQPHTTILGAELFAIREGLTAATTLPPHLSVSLFTDSLTSLQLISTHRPHTHHTLCFAIHSLLAQLTSGGRRVHLQWVPSHIGIMGNTVVDQAANLAHTHPQPIPSPPDHSDLKIHLRQSSNRHWTTRLTIDLRQLTLGHYRHSPAQHWRPFSPIRPLDTAITRLRIGHTRLNAHLHRLNIDGQHNQQLLITTTTDGALEAVGPQPK, translated from the exons ATGTCTGGCTTCAGGCCCCGCCGAGGAACCATCGACACCCTCCTTGACCTAGACCATCATGTTCAGGAGGGTTTTGGCCGGGGGCGCTTCACGCTGACCGCCTTCTTGGATCTCGAAGGGGCCTTTGATTCTGCCTCCCACAATGCTATCCTCTACAAACTCTCCTCCCTGGGCCTCTTCGGCGCTCCTCTGCTCTGGGTCCGCTCCTTCCTCTCGAGTCGCACCTTCTCCGTCTCTATCGGGACCACCTTCTCCCACCCCTATCCTATCCGCAGAGGGGTTCCCCAAGGCTCACCCCTAAGCCCTCTCCTCTTCAACGTTCTTCTGTCCGACCTGCCTTCCCCTCCTAGCACTCATACCTTCCTCTATGCGGATGACATTTCCCTCCTATGCtccgctccttctcttcctgaggCACAAACCCTCCTCCAAGGGGGGCTCGACGCCATCTGCCAATGGTGCACTCAGTGGGGCCTCACCCTCTGTGCACCAAAGTCGTGCCTCATGTGCTTCACCCGTCGCCGCATCCCCGCCATCCCTCAAGCACACCTCACAGGCACAGTCATCCCTTTCCGCACAACACACAGATTCTTGGGTCTAGTGCTGGACGGCCCTCGCCTCACATGGAAGCGCCACATCAGTGCCCTCCGATCCTCCTGTCTGCCCCGGCTGAACCTCATGAGGGCCCTGGCGGGT ctgcaggtggtgcaGAACACCGCACTGCGGATAGCCCTCGGCGCCTTCAGATCGTCTcccaccctggccctgcaggcagaGGCGGGCCTTCCCTCACTAGACCACAGACGCAACACTAAGACA ATACCATGGACCAAAGCAGACTGTCCTCACCAGGGAAAGGCCCTCTTCCTGACTCTCCTCTCCACCAAATACAGGGACACCTTTTTCATCTTCACAGACGGCTCacacattccctcccctccctccactagTGCGGCCATATACCTCCCAACCCTACACACCTCCACCAACTGGAAACTCCAACCCCACACCACCATCCTTGGGGCAGAGCTTTTTGCCATCAGGGAAGGCCTCACAGCAGCAACAACGCTTCCCCCACACCTATCGGTCTCCCTCTTTACtgactccctcacttccctccaaCTCATCTCAACTCACAGAcctcacacacatcacacactatGCTTTGCCATCCACTCCCTCCTGGCACAGCTGACCTCCGGGGGCAGACGGGTCCACCTTCAGTGGGTCCCTTCTCACATAGGCATCATGGGCAACACAGTGGTGGACCAAGCTGCCAACCTGGCACACACACATCCCCAGCCAATTCCCAGCCCTCCGGACCACAGTGACCTCAAGATCCACCTCCGACAGTCCTCCAACCGCCACTGGACCACCAGACTGACGATAGACCTCAGACAGCTCACCCTCGGCCACTACAGACACTCCCCCGCCCAGCACTGGCGCCCCTTCTCCCCCATTcgccccctggacacagccatcacccgTCTCAGGATTGGACACACCCGCCTCAATGCCCACCTGCACAGACTGAACATA GACGGCCAGCACAACCAACaactcctgataacaactaccactgacggggctctagaggctgtgggtcCACAGCCTaaatag
- the LOC127002105 gene encoding cap-specific mRNA (nucleoside-2'-O-)-methyltransferase 2-like: MESVEAKDGFSFRPQREKRQTMLQPLSPPRQWRQQQQPKQHAKRRTQHLRHNAGAETGKYPLLEYTDFVQVQMEAEDHFNKSFTFTPSPAWKLPPTHTMFSAPIWQEKELQGMKAALNTVKQQLSTQDVAVWHTHTTNTNPSQRVCHTLKRRVQPELPTQAWLKFYEIVNAYPIVPSEEDEEGEVEGISGGDGGSPAKGRLSTSLDDEGGAVFNSVHLCEAPGAFIAALNHYLALNQPSLKWQWLGSTLNPYYEGTPPAQCVTHDRLIYHTLENWCFGTDNTGDLMKQSNVRNLLLRAERLGPIKLVTADGSFDCQADPAEQERMTHPLHMCEAAVALSILAAGGSLVLKKFTLFESETICLMYFLCCVFECVHVYKPATSKQGNSEVYVVGLKYIGRERITEHLEKIISAALSENPPGKAMFQEADLPEDFMKQVKECSSQFMAYQTESIKRNLELFRAMPEREKQLNELLKAKATALFFERNYCAPIPKWRTLTQGLANQTRPFLETDWNKVSSSLLMRSQTYASKFGVLGKFLNKFDEDYTDDKKTLVDGMDLCVSSFIPQDLSELKLEVVRGKPFQCIESSKFCSEMILRVTRELYILWESKQAAHINTLQLDDSFATSVLTLHPEAILIKGEDTLGLHPGCQALEEVIRMLEDGDEMQRLPIGGSVAIVGAPLLSRLQYGLLLILASAFTQVKVYRNVKVRENLPVLVLEGLKSEEAALEVVQLVRGLGSTGGGQGLNKEILQVLAMSSLLQERPLTSLHHYNVHLCAYLAQGVQKCITAASSQVEEM, from the exons ATGGAGTCGGTTGAGGCCAAGGACGGCTTCTCCTTTCGGCCGCAGCGAGAGAAGAGACAGACCATGCTGCAGCCGCTCTCCCCCCCGCGGCAGTGgcgacagcagcagcagcccaaACAGCACGCCAAGAGGAGGACTCAGCATCTGCGGCACAA TGCAGGTGCAGAGACGGGCAAGTACCCCCTACTAGAGTACACAGACTTCGTGCAGGTTCAGATGGAGGCGGAGGACCACTTCAACAAGAGCTTCACCTTCACCCCCTCACCGGCCTGGAAGCTGCCCCCGACGCATACCATGTTCTCGGCTCCTATCTGGCAG GAGAAGGAGCTACAGGGGATGAAGGCAGCCCTGAACACCGTCAAACAGCAGCTGAGCACCCAGGACGTGGCGGTCTGGcacacccacaccaccaacaccaacccaaGCCAGCGAGTTTGTCACACGCTGAAGCGACGCGTCCAGCCAGAGCTACCAACACAG GCATGGCTCAAGTTTTATGAGATCGTCAACGCTTACCCTATAGTGCCcagtgaggaggatgaggaaggggaggtggagggtatTAGCGGCGGTGATGGAGGTAGTCCTGCTAAGGGAAGACTCAGCACTAGCTTGGATGACGAGGGGGGCGCGGTTTTCAACTCGGTGCATCTCTGTGAGGCTCCAGGGGCCTTCATTGCTGCCCTGAATCACTATTTGGCCCTCAACCAGCCCTCCCTGAAG TGGCAATGGCTCGGCAGCACCCTCAACCCTTACTACGAGGGCACACCACCGGCACAATGCGTAACACACGACCGCCTTATCTACCACACCCTGGAGAACTGGTGCTTTGGTACAGACAACACCGGCGACCTCATGAAGCAGAGCAACGTGCGCAACTTACTCCTGAGGGCTGAGCGACTGGGACCCATCAAACTGGTCACTGCCGATGGGAGTTTCGACTGTCAGGCAGACCCAGCGGAGCAAGAACGCATGACGCACCCTTTGCATATGTGTGAAGCTGCTGTGGCGTTGTCAATCCTAGCTGCCGGGGGTTCGCTAGTGCTTAAGAAGTTTACACTGTTTGAGAGCGAGACTATCTGCCTTATGTACTTCCTATgctgtgtgtttgagtgtgtccACGTGTACAAACCAGCCACAAGCAAGCAAGGAAACTCCGAAGTGTATGTAGTCGGTCTGAAGTACATTGGGAGGGAACGTATCACTGAGCACTTGGAGAAGATCATCAGTGCTGCGCTAAGTGAGAATCCTCCTGGTAAAGCCATGTTCCAAGAGGCTGACTTACCTGAGGACTTTATGAAGCAGGTGAAGGAGTGTTCATCGCAGTTCATGGCCTACCAAACGGAGTCCATCAAGCGAAATTTAGAGCTGTTCCGAGCCATGCCAGAAAGGGAGAAGCAGCTGAATGAGTTACTGAAAGCCAAGGCCACAGCGCTGTTCTTCGAGAGGAATTACTGCGCGCCGATTCCCAAGTGGCGAACGCTCACGCAAGGCCTCGCCAACCAGACTAGGCCCTTCCTGGAAACGGACTGGAATAAGGTCTCGAGTTCCCTTCTCATGAGGAGCCAAACCTATGCATCCAAATTCGGCGTCCTTGGCAAGTTCCTCAATAAGTTCGATGAGGATTATACAGACGACAAGAAGACGCTGGTGGATGGGATGGATTTGTGCGTGTCCTCATTCATTCCACAAGACCTGTCAGAGCTTAAACTTGAGGTGGTGAGGGGCAAGCCATTCCAGTGTATTGAGTCGTCCAAATTCTGCTCGGAGATGATTCTGAGGGTGACTAGAGAGCTGTACATCTTATGGGAGTCAAAACAGGCAGCTCACATCAACACCCTACAACTCGATGACTCCTTCGCCACATCCGTCTTGACTCTCCATCCCGAGGCCATTCTGATAAAGGGTGAAGACACATTGGGGCTTCATCCAGGCTGCCAGGCTTTGGAGGAAGTGATAAGGATGCTGGAGGATGGAGATGAGATGCAGAGACTTCCCATAGGAGGATCTGTGGCGATAGTCGGTGCTCCACTCCTCTCTCGGTTACAGTATGGCCTTCTCCTGATCCTAGCCTCGGCCTTTACTCAAGTTAAGGTCTACAGGAACGTGAAAGTAAGGGAGAACTTGCCGGTCTTAGTACTGGAAGGTCTGAAGTCTGAAGAGGCAGCGTTAGAGGTTGTGCAATTGGTTCGTGGACTTGGCTCGACTGGGGGAGGTCAAGGACTTAACAAGGAGATTCTTCAGGTGCTAGCAATGTCCAGTCTCCTCCAGGAAAGGCCATTAACGAGCCTCCACCACTATAATGTTCACCTGTGTGCCTACCTTGCTCAGGGCGTGCAAAAGTGTATCACTGCTGCTTCTTCTCAGGTAGAAGAGATGtga